The window acataaatttcaaccttacataagggtatttttgacattttaggtgacgccgttacgagtgaccatttccgttactttgacactttaatccaaaccatgagggggttatgtatagcttttgaaaccacaggggggttatgtgaaaaacgctaaaccacaggggggtaaagtgGAGTTTGCCCATTTAATTATAAGAAAAGAAGGGGAAAATTCAACGAATGATTGAATGCACACACTCTGCATGTCATATGACTTTGAGGGAACTATGTGTGCTTTTTATCAATTAGTTATGTTGTCTGTACTTGCTGTCATTAGGTTTTGCAGCTTCTTCTATTTCACTTTTCCTTTATAGTTGTAGATTAGTTGATTTTCTACTTAAAGgtgttttattttcttctaaTCTTGTATGAAGTCTCTCTTATTTCCAATCTGTGTTGTCAACTTTTGCAAATCTGATCAGTTTAGAGCTTGAAGCTGGCTTTTGTTGTGAAGCTGGCTCCGTCTGTTTGTGTAAGAGCTTAGAAAGATAACTTGAAAGTTCCCCTAATCTTGAAATCGTGAAATCTTAGTTAAATTTTTAAACCCATTAGGGACTACTAATCCTCTTAGATTCTTGCGGTGAAGATTTCATCTTCAAATTTTGCAACCCAAACTCACCAATTTAACAAGGAAAAAGAGAATAACTTAGAAAAAAGCTCCAAACTTTCATATACATAGAAATCAGAATGCTTGTAAATTGGCGTTTTGGGTGTCAGCAGGTTGTGATTTGTGAATCGAACTGGAGCAATATGGCGAGCTGACTCAAAATCTCAGCAATTAAACTGACAGATCCATCAAAAATCTATACGTAACATGAAAATTAATCAGACCTCCTTAAAAGCTAATTCATGCTATTTGGCATTATAATTCAAAAGACCTCCATTAATCATAAGTAGCTCTTAAGAAACAAAAACCATAACTTATCTAATAGCAGTTTCAAAACAAAATTATATGCCtgctaatttattatctaaaaaTTCACTCGAAAGCCCAGGAATTTTCCCTGCGaacctcttcttcttcctcggGAGTGTAGTCATTCTTGATGTGGAATGTCTTGCGAATTTCTTCCGGAGTCTTTCCCTTCATCATATCCGCCACAGTTTGACAAGTGAGGACAAGCAAGCCCTTGATGTCGAGATAATTAGCGGCCAAGATGATGTCGAACAGCGTCTTCTGATCAACTTTCACGAACTCGGCATCGAACGATTTCAGACTTTCTGCCTCATCCTTGGACGATTCTTCGCCGTCGTTCGGCTTCACATGTTGCTTACAGTACTCGAGTACCTTAGCCAATATTGTGCCGGTGACGTTGGGGAGCGGAATTGCCGAGTTGGCGCAGTCGTCTTCGATCATGTGCTTGATGGTTTGTGACTGCAAAATCACCGATTCCTCCACCTCGAAAGTCTCGCCATCGGAACTGTTCAACACAATCATCTTTGCTGGTGGTGAAGACATTGTCACCGGAGACGatgattcaaaaaaaatttggtgttgagaaaaagaagaagctgTAAACCTAGAGAAGAAAAGGATGTGGAAATTTGGCTGTTTTCCTCTGGTATATATAGAGATGAATTAGGGtaaaattcttttctagaaaagattAGGATTCGGTTTCATCTTATGGAAATAACATTAACTAGTACGGACTCTGACAAATTGTTTTCCAGGAGGTATTTAGGACAGgttttgttaattggatattAATTACTTCCGGATAGCAatttatgaaaaataaaaaacattgaCTAGTGTGGACTATGGTAAATTCTTTTCCAGAAGGGATTAGACTATGGTTTTGTTAATTGGATTCTCAATACTTGCAATTAACAATTTATGGCAAATTCTTTTCTAGAACGGATTAGACTTTGGTTTTGCTAACTGGATAATAATACTTGCATTAAcaatttatgaaaaaaaaaatgactacTATCAACTATGGTAATAATCAATAcataagcattttttttttgtgttagtAAGTCCAAAAGTTAGAAATTTGGCAGTATTAAAATGGAAAATTCTGGAAAGGGGATTGCTAGATATAAGTTTCAAACATTGAACTTGAAAATTCCGGTTCTTAGGAGTCCTCCCACaatgattttgtttttttttttttggtttactaAGATTTACCAATTGATTTTACTTTAGGAAGATAAAATTATTCTAGAGTTTAATTATAGaatgcaattaagggaaatttagattgattttgaattttttagcttttttttaATTAGCATGTTAATATTCGACCTATTTTCTAATTTAAGGGAAACTCTAAACCTTACATGGgtgaagaacaaaaaaaaaaaagcaagaggTTGAGAACAAAACCAAAAGCATCAAGGAAACGTAACAAATATCTTTACCAGCAAGGTTGAATTTTAGGAACCATTACAGATATTTACCACCAAAAAAGCTGAAATTGTGAATAATACTCAAAATCATTGAATCATAAATGACTATAGGATTGTACAATTATCTACctttaacaaaacaaaaaaggataaaaagcATGTAAAACAAATTAAGGAGAGGAAATCAAACTTTGCCCTCAACTATGCATTTAAATCGAAGTTTAACTCCAAGCTTGGGTTTATGAAGCTCTACCTCTGATTAGTCACCAATGAATATTTAACAAGCTGCTAGCTATGAAAGAGAAACTAATTAAATGAATTATAACCCTTTTTATACTGTGGTTCAATTTAATTGCAATTATGAATCACTTGAAAAATCGACTGATAGGTTgcgattttatcatttattttattattaatttctcctattacctgacccaatctggattaattgttagattctactcacttttagtattttacatatatttcagggagtagaacgaaaataccatAATAAGTGCCGATTTGACAGTTATCAGAAAAGACCCAAGCTATGAAAGAGAAGCTAATTAAATGAATTATAAACCTTTTTATACTATGGTTCAATTTAATTGCAATTATGAATCACTTGAAAAACCGACAAGGGAAGGAATTGGATTGGCAATTCATTCTTATTCAGATCATTGAAATTTCGAGTACAATATTGAACAACATGATTAGCGCATATAAACAATATCGAATCAGTATTTTTGACATAGAAATATTTAGTAAAGTAGTCAGAATattttttcactaaataaaACTAAAGTTCTGAGTCAATTGATTCTaaagctttttctttttgagccAATTGATTCAAAAGTTAATAGGACATAACAAGAAATGAAACCACAACGTG is drawn from Coffea arabica cultivar ET-39 chromosome 1c, Coffea Arabica ET-39 HiFi, whole genome shotgun sequence and contains these coding sequences:
- the LOC113725516 gene encoding SKP1-like protein 1B; this encodes MSSPPAKMIVLNSSDGETFEVEESVILQSQTIKHMIEDDCANSAIPLPNVTGTILAKVLEYCKQHVKPNDGEESSKDEAESLKSFDAEFVKVDQKTLFDIILAANYLDIKGLLVLTCQTVADMMKGKTPEEIRKTFHIKNDYTPEEEEEVRRENSWAFE